From the genome of Camelus dromedarius isolate mCamDro1 chromosome 19, mCamDro1.pat, whole genome shotgun sequence, one region includes:
- the TDP2 gene encoding tyrosyl-DNA phosphodiesterase 2 isoform X1, with the protein MERESGLEAGPEAEREEGGPQAKKRRILCMEFASVASCDAAVAQCYLAENDWEMERALNSYFEPAVEENALESRPEPLSEPLSEPLSEPLSEPESCVDLTKEETRDSISSKTSTSEDVQQEDGSVFSFITWNIDGLDLNNLLERARGVCSYLTSYNPDVVFLQEVIPPYYAYLKKKASSYEIITGHEEGYFTAVMLKKSRVKFKSQKIIPFPDTKMMRNLLCVNVSVSGNELCLMTSHLESTREHAKERMNQLKIVLKAIQEIAESATVIFAGDTNLRDQEVTKCGGLPNNILDVWEFLGKPKHCQYTWDTQMNSNLGIAVACKLRFDRIFFRAASESGHIIPRSLDLLGLEKLDCGRFPSDHWGLLCTLDVIL; encoded by the exons ATGGAGCGGGAAAGCGGTTTGGAGGCTGGGCCCGAGGCGGAGCGGGAGGAGGGAGGACCCCAGGCGAAGAAGCGACGAATTCTGTGCATGGAGTTTGCCTCGGTCGCGAGTTGCGACGCCGCCGTGGCTCAGTGCTACCTGGCCGAGAACGACTGGGAGATGGAA AGAGCGCTGAACTCCTACTTCGAGCCGGCGGTGGAGGAGAACGCCTTGGAAAGCCGCCCTGAGCCCCTCTCCGAGCCCCTCTCCGAGCCCCTCTCCGAGCCCCTCTCCGAGCCCGAGTCCTG TGTTGACCTCACCAAGGAAGAAACGAGAGATTCCATTAGTTCTAAAACCAGCACATCTGAAGATGTTCAGCAGGAAGATGGCAGCGTGTTCTCTTTCATCACCTGGAATATTGATGGATTGGACTTAAACAATCTGCTAGAGCGGGCTCGAGGGGTGTGTTCCTATTTAACTTC GTACAACCCAGATGTGGTATTTCTACAGGAAGTTATTCCCCCATATTATGCCTACCTAAAGAAGAAAGCAAGTAGTTATGAGATTATTACAG GTCATGAAGAAGGATATTTCACAGCTGTAATGTTGAAGAAATCAAGAGTGAAATTTAAAAGCCAAAAGATTATTCCTTTTCCAGATACAAAAATGATGAGAAACCTTTTGTGTGTGAat GTGAGTGTGTCAGGAAATGAACTCTGCCTTATGACTTCTCATTTGGAGAGCACCAGAGAGCATGCTAAGGAACGAATGAATCAgttgaaaattgttttaaaggcAATACAGGAGATTGCAGAGTCAGCTACAGTTATATTTGCAGGAGATACGAATTTAAGGGATCAAGAA gttacCAAATGTGGTGGTTTACCCAACAACATTTTGGATGTGTGGGAGTTTTTGGGCAAACCTAAGCATTGCCAGTATACATGGGATACACAGATGAACTCTAATCTTGGAATAGCTGTGGCTTGTAAGCTTCGTTTTGATCGAATATTTTTTAGAGCAGCATCAGAAAGTGGCCACATTATTCCCCGAAGCTTGGACCTCCTTGGGTTGGAAAAACTGGACTGTGGTAGATTTCCGAGTGATCACTGGGGTCTTCTGTGCACCTTAGATGTTATATTGTGA
- the TDP2 gene encoding tyrosyl-DNA phosphodiesterase 2 isoform X2: protein MERESGLEAGPEAEREEGGPQAKKRRILCMEFASVASCDAAVAQCYLAENDWEMERALNSYFEPAVEENALESRPEPLSEPLSEPLSEPLSEPESCVDLTKEETRDSISSKTSTSEDVQQEDGSVFSFITWNIDGLDLNNLLERARGVCSYLTSYNPDVVFLQEVIPPYYAYLKKKASSYEIITGHEEGYFTAVMLKKSRVKFKSQKIIPFPDTKMMRNLLCVNVTKCGGLPNNILDVWEFLGKPKHCQYTWDTQMNSNLGIAVACKLRFDRIFFRAASESGHIIPRSLDLLGLEKLDCGRFPSDHWGLLCTLDVIL, encoded by the exons ATGGAGCGGGAAAGCGGTTTGGAGGCTGGGCCCGAGGCGGAGCGGGAGGAGGGAGGACCCCAGGCGAAGAAGCGACGAATTCTGTGCATGGAGTTTGCCTCGGTCGCGAGTTGCGACGCCGCCGTGGCTCAGTGCTACCTGGCCGAGAACGACTGGGAGATGGAA AGAGCGCTGAACTCCTACTTCGAGCCGGCGGTGGAGGAGAACGCCTTGGAAAGCCGCCCTGAGCCCCTCTCCGAGCCCCTCTCCGAGCCCCTCTCCGAGCCCCTCTCCGAGCCCGAGTCCTG TGTTGACCTCACCAAGGAAGAAACGAGAGATTCCATTAGTTCTAAAACCAGCACATCTGAAGATGTTCAGCAGGAAGATGGCAGCGTGTTCTCTTTCATCACCTGGAATATTGATGGATTGGACTTAAACAATCTGCTAGAGCGGGCTCGAGGGGTGTGTTCCTATTTAACTTC GTACAACCCAGATGTGGTATTTCTACAGGAAGTTATTCCCCCATATTATGCCTACCTAAAGAAGAAAGCAAGTAGTTATGAGATTATTACAG GTCATGAAGAAGGATATTTCACAGCTGTAATGTTGAAGAAATCAAGAGTGAAATTTAAAAGCCAAAAGATTATTCCTTTTCCAGATACAAAAATGATGAGAAACCTTTTGTGTGTGAat gttacCAAATGTGGTGGTTTACCCAACAACATTTTGGATGTGTGGGAGTTTTTGGGCAAACCTAAGCATTGCCAGTATACATGGGATACACAGATGAACTCTAATCTTGGAATAGCTGTGGCTTGTAAGCTTCGTTTTGATCGAATATTTTTTAGAGCAGCATCAGAAAGTGGCCACATTATTCCCCGAAGCTTGGACCTCCTTGGGTTGGAAAAACTGGACTGTGGTAGATTTCCGAGTGATCACTGGGGTCTTCTGTGCACCTTAGATGTTATATTGTGA